One region of Permianibacter fluminis genomic DNA includes:
- a CDS encoding LysR family transcriptional regulator, whose product MNQTDAMRIFLRVAELASFTQAADSMGLPKASISAAVQQLETEFGTRLLHRTTRKVQMTQDGLTFYERCKDLLADIDELQTLFQAGEAGLAGRIRVDMSSGIAKNVIVPKLAEFLRAHPRIEIELSSTDRRVDVVREGFDCVIRVGNVLDSSLIARPIGQYALLNCVSPSYVAQHGLPQTLADLAQHQLVHYVPTLGGKSTGFEYVDDHNEPQAVAMSGAITVNNSDAYLAACLAGLGIIQVPDAAVRAALATGELLEVLPQYRAAPMPISLLYANRRHLPKRVKAFMDWVTATLQAYLVRDSS is encoded by the coding sequence ATGAACCAGACCGATGCCATGCGGATTTTCCTGCGGGTGGCGGAGTTGGCCAGTTTCACCCAGGCCGCCGACAGCATGGGCCTGCCCAAGGCCAGCATTTCGGCGGCGGTGCAGCAGCTGGAAACCGAGTTCGGCACCCGCTTGCTGCACCGGACCACCCGCAAAGTGCAGATGACCCAGGATGGCCTGACGTTTTATGAGCGCTGCAAGGATCTGCTGGCCGATATCGACGAGCTGCAAACGCTGTTTCAGGCCGGCGAGGCCGGGCTTGCCGGTCGCATCAGGGTCGATATGTCGAGCGGTATCGCCAAGAACGTGATCGTGCCGAAACTGGCGGAATTTCTACGCGCGCACCCGCGCATCGAAATCGAACTCAGCAGCACTGATCGCCGGGTCGATGTCGTGCGCGAAGGCTTTGATTGCGTGATCCGGGTCGGCAATGTGCTCGATAGCAGTTTGATCGCGCGGCCCATTGGGCAATACGCCCTGCTCAATTGCGTCAGCCCCAGCTATGTCGCCCAGCATGGTCTGCCGCAGACACTGGCCGATCTGGCGCAGCACCAACTTGTGCATTACGTGCCAACGCTCGGCGGCAAATCCACCGGCTTTGAATATGTCGACGACCACAACGAGCCGCAGGCGGTTGCCATGTCCGGCGCAATCACCGTCAACAATTCTGATGCCTATCTCGCCGCCTGTCTGGCCGGTCTTGGCATCATTCAAGTGCCGGATGCCGCGGTGCGGGCCGCGTTGGCGACCGGCGAATTGCTGGAAGTGCTACCGCAATACCGCGCCGCGCCGATGCCGATTTCCCTGTTGTACGCCAACCGTCGCCATCTGCCCAAAAGGGTCAAAGCATTTATGGATTGGGTGACGGCGACGCTGCAGGCGTATTTGGTGAGGGATTCGAGTTGA